gcaaagcagctctggaagcgGGGACAGGGTCCCGATGGCGTTTCTCCGGCTGCGAAACCTCTCGGGGACGATCACGGGGGTGATCACCTGAATGCACTCTGGACATCGCGACGTCCCTGGACACCTTTAGGTAGAACTGGTCTGCCTCGGAATCGTAGAACAGCCCATCATCGGCAGGCACCGTTAGAGGAGACAGGGGGGCTGGCGATGGAGACCTGGGGGGTCGCTCACTCCGCGCTGGAGAACGAAGCGCTGGGGATGGAGACCGCGAGGGTAGACCCCGAGAAGGAGATCTTGAGAGCCTGTCCCGGGAGTCTTCCTCAtttgagaggagaaagggaacggTCGTTGTCGCTGACGGTCCCGGGGTCGACGAAGTTTGCTGAGCCTCGGACGCAACCGTCAGGGTGTCCCGCCTCGGGGAATCCGGTCGGATGCGAGGGCGAACCGGACGATCCACATCCTTAGCCACCTCAGGCTCCTTGCGAGGGTGCTCCTTGGCGTGCTTCGCCTTCTTGGAAGCCGTAGCCTCCGATGTGGAATCGGATGCTTTCCGTTTCTTGGATGACGCGGAGCCCTGCGGTGCAtccggaggaaagaaggggatagGCGACTCCGTGAGCCTTCCACCCGGTCTGGGCGCATCCTCCTTGCGGGGGGCAGCCTTCGCCTTGGAGGAGCTGTCCCTGACGGTCCCCGATCCATCCTTCGGGTCCGACGGAGCTTCCTTACGGGACCTGTGCTCCGATGCCGGCCGCAAGGTCTTAGCAGGGGTATCCCGTTTCCGAGATGAAGACGATGCGGCGGCCGTACCCACAGACCCAGATTTATGCGGGTGCTTGGTGGGCttggtggtggcactgggcttGTCAGATCCACGGGCCACATTTGCATCGGGGTTGGGACCCCCAGAACGATCGGATGTCGATGGGGGAGCACTTGCCGGGCCATCTCTGGCGGAAAGAGCCGCCGAAACAGGGACCACAGGAGCCGAAGACGGGCGAGGATCCCCTTCCCGGATCTTACCCTGGGCTATCGCTGAAGTAAGCCGCGATTcccggttcttcctggcctgggaggacatCGATTTGCAGAGGGAGCAGGACTTCACATCATGGTCCTTCCCGAGACAAAAAAGGCAGGAggtgtggggatcctgcaccggcACTTTTCCCCCGTAAATGTCACACTTCTTGAACGGAGGAGACATCGCTACCGAGGTCGACAGATCCAAAACGAAGTCCAAAATCAAGGTCAACAGTCCAAAAGTCCAGTACACGGGGGAAGAAGAaacg
Above is a genomic segment from Sceloporus undulatus isolate JIND9_A2432 ecotype Alabama unplaced genomic scaffold, SceUnd_v1.1 scaffold_1006, whole genome shotgun sequence containing:
- the LOC121917831 gene encoding flocculation protein FLO11-like, yielding MSPPFKKCDIYGGKVPVQDPHTSCLFCLGKDHDVKSCSLCKSMSSQARKNRESRLTSAIAQGKIREGDPRPSSAPVVPVSAALSARDGPASAPPSTSDRSGGPNPDANVARGSDKPSATTKPTKHPHKSGSVGTAAASSSSRKRDTPAKTLRPASEHRSRKEAPSDPKDGSGTVRDSSSKAKAAPRKEDAPRPGGRLTESPIPFFPPDAPQGSASSKKRKASDSTSEATASKKAKHAKEHPRKEPEVAKDVDRPVRPRIRPDSPRRDTLTVASEAQQTSSTPGPSATTTVPFLLSNEEDSRDRLSRSPSRGLPSRSPSPALRSPARSERPPRSPSPAPLSPLTVPADDGLFYDSEADQFYLKVSRDVAMSRVHSGDHPRDRPREVSQPEKRHRDPVPASRAALLRLRRVYGLPSSRPLSGPVSRSARRSLAQETQSQGHTGRLGTHGLHDIRHPMGTTAPQASSGMVPLRFQPIDRLTKQVAHYTEGRDFLPPMVARLPKRVHRYALRPASTTNDSDDGCVDGRLGCTPSGPMRKREVVPAGTCAPHQRAGNVGGREGSESIRIHRFRQGDSTQDRQHNCDVLCQQTGRHQSRTLLDITLRIWDWCIHRRILLQAIHLPGEENTLADQLSRTSTCHEWRLHPETVDLFATASNSHCPQFCSRVRHESPFEDAFAFDWSRETIYAFPPFPLLTRVVSKMSRERVNAILITPWWPRQPWFPLLLHLSNGEFLRLEPRPDLLTLLGGRVRHPDIDSLPMVAWRLLH